A section of the Humulus lupulus chromosome 2, drHumLupu1.1, whole genome shotgun sequence genome encodes:
- the LOC133815889 gene encoding uncharacterized protein LOC133815889, with translation MSFKMPSGTDALAKAKKAVSKKKSHSLAVEPSINPMPSRSIVPSKVIEEGSSKKPKVDFDEEENISVIIPKSTCLYSNPLSIEGYVEALLYPRDETRFKEMGSIESSNDLMLSKAIHIYRDHQCLGRENRDIKKSNTELRSGLTKVDEMLKASKELNEEFKRQLKDKESELVKEKKNSNDLCAQWEDIAVKAMWKARKELLTEFKEGKSKDWKVDEELELYVGMFEDEAGPADEGSIGPRFCTGIPQDEDGGN, from the exons ATGTCATTCAAAATGCCTTCCGGGACCGATGCCTTGGCAAAAGCCAAGAAAGCAGTGAGTAAGAAGAAAAGTCATTCATTGGCTGTAGAGCCATCAATAAACCCCATGCCCTCAAGGAGTATTGTTCCTTCAAAGGTCATCGAAGAAGGATCAAGCAAGAAGCCTAAGGTtgattttgatgaggaagaaaatatCTCTGTCATCATTCCAAAGAGTACTTGTTTGTATTCAAACCCTTTGTCTATTGAAGGTTATGTCGAAGCCCTCTTGTATCCTCGTGATGAGACTCGTTTCAAGGAAATGGGATCCATCGAGTCATCCAATGATTTG ATGCTTTCTAAGGCGATTCATATTTATCGAGACCATCAATGCCTCGGAAGGGAAAACCGTGATATTAAAAAGTCCAACACCGAGCTTCGATCAGGTCTTACGAAAGTTGACGAGATGCTTAAGGCAAGTAAAGAATTAAACGAAGAGTTTAAGAGGCAATTAAAGGATAAAGAGAGCGAATTGGTTAAGGAGAAGAAGAATTCGAATGATTTATGTGCTCAGTGGGAGGACATTGCGGTGAAGGCCATGTGGAAAGCTCGTAAAGAACTGTTGACAGAGTTCAAAGAAGGCAAGTCTAAGGATTGGAAGGTAGACGAAGAGTTGGAACTCTACGTTGGTATGTTTGAGGATGAGGCTGGCCCTGCCGACGAGGGGTCTATTGGTCCTAGATTTTGCACGGGTATTCCTCAAGATGAAGATGGGGGCAACTAG